CGGCGAGGGCACCAACGAGATCCAGCGCAACGTCATCGCGAGCCAGCTCGTAGCACGCGGCGGACTGTGACGACCGGCCGCTAGGATCGGTCCGTCATGGACTACAAGGTGCGGGAAACGGAACCGGCCTACGCGCAACTCGCGCGCCAGCTCCGGGAGGCCGTCGAGGCGGGACGGTACAGCGACGGCACGCGGCTGCCCACCGAGGCCGAACTCGCCGAGGAACACGGCGTGAGCCGGCAGACGGTGCGTCGCGCCTTCCAGGATCTCGTGGCCGACGGCATCGTCTACCGTGTTCCCGGCCGCGGCACCTTCGCGAACGAGTCGGGCCGGCGTTATCGGCGCCAGCTCGGCTCGATCGAGGATCTGCTCGCTCTGTCGGCCGACACGGTCATGCAGATCGTCTCGCCGTTGCGGCGCGGGGTCGACATCGATGCGGCGAGCCGGCTCCGCCTCGACACCGACGTGCTGTACACCGCGGTCTTCAAGCGTCTGCACGACGGAATCCCCTTCGTACTCACCACCGTTCATCTGCCCGAACCCGTCGCCGCGCACGTACTCGACTCGCCGGAGCTCCAAGCGGGTGCGTCCAGCCGGAACACGATGATCGGCCTGCTCGAACCCCATCTCGACAGTCCCATCGTCGAAGCCGCACAGTCCATCACGGTCGCGCTCGCCACCGAACAGGTGGCGACCGAACTGAATTGTGAAGTAGGACATCCCTTGCTGCGCGTCGACCGGTTGTACTCGAACGACGATGGCGTGCCCACCGAGTTGTCGGTGAGTTACTTTCTGCCCGAGCACTACACCTATCGCGTCACCCTCAGGCGAGCCGGTCTCTGACCGTCGCCGCACATCGACAGGAGCAACAATGCGGGTTCTCAACGGAATCGACGAGGTCGAGAAGGCCGTCGGCGAGCACCTCGGCTACAGCGATTGGCTCGAGATCGACCAGAAGCGCATCGACCTGTTCGCCGAGGCCACCGGTGATCACCAGTGGATCCACGTCGACCCCGAGCGTGCGAAGGACGGCCCGTACGGCAAGACCATCGCCCACGGTTACCTGACCCTGTCGCTGCTGCCGGTGCTCGGCACCCAGATCTTCTCCCTCGAGGGCCTGAAGATGAAGGTCAACTACGGCAGCAACAAGGTTCGCTATCCCGCGCCGGTCCCCGTCGGCTCGCGGATCCGTGCCGGCGCCGAGTTCACATCGCTCGAGCGCACCGCCAAGGGTGCGAACCTCGTCGTCGGATACACCATCGAGATCGAGGGTGGAGCGCGTCCGGCACTGGTCGCCGAGACGGTGGTCGTTCTCGTCCCCTGATCGTCAGGAGATCTCGATCCGGAGGATGCGGTCGTCGTCGTCGGTCGGGCTGCCGCGACCGTCCCGATTGGACGTCGTCAGCCACAGTGAGCCGTCCGGCGCGGCGACGACGGTCCGCAATCGTCCGTACTCGCCGACGAAGAAGTCGGTCGCGGTGACTGCGGTGTCCTGCACATCAGTATCCGGGATATCGATGCGCCAGAGGCGTTCTCCGCGCAGGCCTGCCATCCACAGGCTGCCGTCGAACCATGCCAGGCCCGACGGCGACGCCTGCGAGACCGGCCAGGTGAGGACCGGATCGACGAATTCGCCGGAGCCCCCTGCCCCTTCGGTCACGGGCCAGCCGTAGTTCGCACCGGCCGTCACGAGATTCAGCTCGTCGACGTCGTTCTGCCCGAACTCCGACGCCCACAACCGTCCCCGGTCGTCGAATGCGAGTCCCTGCACGTTGCGGTGACCGAGCGAGTACACCGGCGACGCCGGATCTGGGTTGTCGGGCGCGGGTTCGCCGTCGCCGGTGATGCGAAGAATCTTGCCGCCGAGTGATTCCGGATCCTGGGCGAGTTCGCGCTCGCCCGCCTCGCCGGTCGCGACGTACAGCATCCCGTCGGGACCGAAGATCATCCGCCCGCCGTCGTGGATCCGTCCGGCCGGGATACCGTCGAGGATCACCTCCGGTTCGGCGAGCGTGGTGCCGTCGAAAACGGCTCGGAGTACCCGGTTGTCGCTGCCGGTTGTCACGTACAGGTACACGAAGCGGTCGGTGTCGAAGGTCGGCGACACCGCGATTCCCAGCAGTCCCGATTCGCCCTGCGCGAGGGTCTCTCCGACGCGACCGACCTCGCGGACCTCGCCGTCGGTGATCTCGACGATCCGGCCGGTGTTGCGCTCGGTCACCAGTGCAGAACCACCGGGAAGAAAAGCAACTCCCCACGGAGTGTCGAGACCGGACGCGACGGTGCCGGTCACGCGCGGAGTACCTGTCCCGGGCGTCGAGGGCTCGGTGACGGTACGGCTCACCCCGGCGGGACCCTCCTCGACGGACGGACTCGACGGGGACGCACATGCCCCGAGGTACACGGCTGTTGCTGCGGCGGCCAAGCCGGCGAGAAGTGTCCGCGACATGGGTCGATCCTCTCTTACCGAGGTCCGTTCCGTCGGCGAATTCCCGGCGCTCGGAGTCAGGACGAGAACGCGAGCCGGACCTGGGTCTTGCCGAGCACCCGCCGGTCGTCGACGGATACGGTGATATCGATCCGTGCGGTGCGCTCCGCCTCGTCGAGGTGGCCGACCTTCGCAGACACCGACAGGACGGCACCGTGCATCGGGTCGACCACAACGGGTCGCGTGAACCGTGTCTCGTAGGAGACGACCACGGTGGGATCGCCGAGCCGTTCCGTGAGGGTCTGCAGGGCGAGGGCTGCGGTGAGCATTCCCTGGCAGAGCACGCCGGGGAGCCCTTCGCCGGCTGCGACGACGTCGTCGTAGTGGATCGGGTTGAAGTCGCCCGAGGCACCGGCGTAGCGGACCAGATCGCTGCGGGTCACCGTCAGTTCGGTCTTCGCGATGACCGCACCGACCTCGAGTTCGTCGAATCGTATTGCGGTGCCGAGTGTCATGCGTCGTCTCCTCGGTGAAGCAGTGTCGAAGTGACTACCGCGACCAGATCGTCCGTGTCGTCCCGGATCTCGCAGATCGTGGACAGGATGTGGTTGCCGGCGCGTTCGGTGACCTCCGTGATGGTGAGCGTCGCGGTCAAATCGTCGCCGGCCACGATCGGGCGCCGGTGCTCGACCTTCTCCGACCCGTGCACCACCCGGTGCAGCTCGAGACCGGTACCCGGCGTCTCCAGAAGCTGTGTCACCGACGGACTCTGGACGACGGTGGTGAAGGTCGTAGGAGCCACGACATCAGGGAAGCCGGCGGCCCGGGCTGCCTCCGGGTCGAGATGGATCGGATGCGTCGATCGGACGGCGCGGGCGAATTCCCGGATCTTCTCCCGGCCGACGAGATAGGACGTCGGCGGAAAGATGCGTCCGGCAAGGTCGGGGTTCAGCGGCATCAACGCAGCGTAGCGACGTACGGGGAGGATCGGTGTCGTGTTCGTGACCTACACGCCGAATTCGAGGTGATCGTGTGGGGACCGTCTCGGGATCACGTGTTGCACCCTCGTGCCGCGACCTTCCATCGCTCGACTACCGCGTCGCCGGAGACCGTGATCAACTCGTCCGCGAGGTTCACGGCATTGCACACGTGGTTGGGGATCACCCGCACCCTGTCGCCGAGTTGTGGGCGGGTCGATGCCTCCGGCCACTGCACCGTCGCGTGATGCTCCGACAGTGCGGTGATGCGCGCGTCCGGTTCCCCGAGGATGCGTCCGTACCCCGTGGCCCACGCGGCTCGATCGGCGCCGAGCGCCTTGGAACCGGCATCGAGCACGATCACCTCGTCGCGAGCGGAAACGACGGTCGCCAGGGCGGTCAGCGCGATGTCGGATTCGCTCACCGCGCCGAGTTCGAGTTGCTGCGCATCACCGAAGACGTACACGCCGGGACGCAACTCGGTTGCAACCGTGGGCACGTCGAGATGTGCCGTGGGGGAGGAACCCCCACTGATCACGGTCGGCTCGATCCCCGCTGC
This window of the Rhodococcus pyridinivorans genome carries:
- a CDS encoding FAS1-like dehydratase domain-containing protein, with product MPLNPDLAGRIFPPTSYLVGREKIREFARAVRSTHPIHLDPEAARAAGFPDVVAPTTFTTVVQSPSVTQLLETPGTGLELHRVVHGSEKVEHRRPIVAGDDLTATLTITEVTERAGNHILSTICEIRDDTDDLVAVVTSTLLHRGDDA
- a CDS encoding MaoC/PaaZ C-terminal domain-containing protein, whose product is MTLGTAIRFDELEVGAVIAKTELTVTRSDLVRYAGASGDFNPIHYDDVVAAGEGLPGVLCQGMLTAALALQTLTERLGDPTVVVSYETRFTRPVVVDPMHGAVLSVSAKVGHLDEAERTARIDITVSVDDRRVLGKTQVRLAFSS
- a CDS encoding GntR family transcriptional regulator, with the protein product MDYKVRETEPAYAQLARQLREAVEAGRYSDGTRLPTEAELAEEHGVSRQTVRRAFQDLVADGIVYRVPGRGTFANESGRRYRRQLGSIEDLLALSADTVMQIVSPLRRGVDIDAASRLRLDTDVLYTAVFKRLHDGIPFVLTTVHLPEPVAAHVLDSPELQAGASSRNTMIGLLEPHLDSPIVEAAQSITVALATEQVATELNCEVGHPLLRVDRLYSNDDGVPTELSVSYFLPEHYTYRVTLRRAGL
- a CDS encoding PQQ-dependent sugar dehydrogenase, producing the protein MSRTLLAGLAAAATAVYLGACASPSSPSVEEGPAGVSRTVTEPSTPGTGTPRVTGTVASGLDTPWGVAFLPGGSALVTERNTGRIVEITDGEVREVGRVGETLAQGESGLLGIAVSPTFDTDRFVYLYVTTGSDNRVLRAVFDGTTLAEPEVILDGIPAGRIHDGGRMIFGPDGMLYVATGEAGERELAQDPESLGGKILRITGDGEPAPDNPDPASPVYSLGHRNVQGLAFDDRGRLWASEFGQNDVDELNLVTAGANYGWPVTEGAGGSGEFVDPVLTWPVSQASPSGLAWFDGSLWMAGLRGERLWRIDIPDTDVQDTAVTATDFFVGEYGRLRTVVAAPDGSLWLTTSNRDGRGSPTDDDDRILRIEIS
- a CDS encoding MaoC family dehydratase — its product is MRVLNGIDEVEKAVGEHLGYSDWLEIDQKRIDLFAEATGDHQWIHVDPERAKDGPYGKTIAHGYLTLSLLPVLGTQIFSLEGLKMKVNYGSNKVRYPAPVPVGSRIRAGAEFTSLERTAKGANLVVGYTIEIEGGARPALVAETVVVLVP